A part of Aegilops tauschii subsp. strangulata cultivar AL8/78 chromosome 2, Aet v6.0, whole genome shotgun sequence genomic DNA contains:
- the LOC109786016 gene encoding protein NRT1/ PTR FAMILY 2.11-like, whose translation MRSVAGALYCLGFALASYASGVMVTVVHQATRGREGRPDWLAQDLDQGRVDLFYLVTAAMAAVNLVYFVVCARWYRLKESDDDEDNSHADDGVQLVDGSPRKSASATPV comes from the coding sequence ATGCGGAGCGTGGCGGGGGCTCTCTACTGCTTGGGGTTCGCCCTGGCGAGCTACGCCAGCGGGGTCATGGTGACGGTGGTGCACCAGGCGACGAGGGGGCGAGAGGGGCGGCCAGACTGGCTGGCGCAGGACCTGGACCAGGGGAGGGTCGACCTGTTCTACCTCGTCACAGCCGCCATGGCTGCCGTCAACCTCGTATACTTTGTTGTCTGCGCCCGGTGGTACAGGCTCAAGGAGTCCGACGACGACGAGGACAACTCCCATGCCGACGATGGCGTCCAGCTCGTCGACGGAAGCCCAAGAAAGTCCGCAAGTGCCACGCCGGTTTAG